DNA from Oncorhynchus masou masou isolate Uvic2021 unplaced genomic scaffold, UVic_Omas_1.1 unplaced_scaffold_712, whole genome shotgun sequence:
CTTAACCCAGTctaactcgtgtgtgtgtgtgtgtgtgtgtgtgtgtgagatactCTTAACCCAGTctaactcgtgtgtgtgtgtgtgtgtgtgtgtgtgtgagatactCTTAACCCATtctaacttgtgtgtgtgtgatgctctTAACCCATTctaactcgtgtgtgtgtgtgtgtgtgtctctctcagctGTTCTACAACAGAAAACCCAAGGGACTGAATGGAGCTTTACAGGATCTAGGGATACAGTTCTCTGGACGGGAGCACTCAGGTACACACAGACCAAAAACATCTCTCTGTTATCATTTATAGTGCTGAAAATTAACAGAAAttcgtgtttaaaaaaaaaaaaaaacttattgACTGACAGGTTCAATTATTTAAAttccatttagttttttttttttttctgtgagctcaatgtgTCGTTGCTATGGAGATGCGTCGGATCCGGCCTGAACTGCGTGatgttgtagtttccaacaggccaatattccaCATTGTATGCGCTAAACTATGTGTTAATTAACTACAATAACCATAATCCATTGCTCTACTTGTCCGGTCTGTTTTATTTTATGCCTGCTACGAAAGAGGCTGAAGAGAGCAGCTGTTGCTTTACGagctaagtgattgatagttggtaatCAGCAGTCAGAAAAGTATGCCTTGTTTACTTTGAGGAACTACAAAAATAGTgatttttgtcagacagcataggcagcagctctatagagatcaACCAAATGTTAAATACGTAACAACTGAAATATATTTTATTAGAGTGAAGTGAATAAATGGTTAATAGGTGATGATCAGTAACGGGCAGTCCCTACCATCATGGGATTTTTAGTAATAGTTGgattctgtgttacagcatccCACATAATCTAAAACCCTGGCTCGTTAAAAAAATAATCGAACCATCCTCAAAAAGTACTAATCGCTCAGCACAAGTGGCTGGCTAGCGATTAGCATTCTCAGACAAGTGGCTAGCATTAGCATTCTCAGCACAAGTGGCTGGCTAGCGATTAGCATTCTCAGCACAAGTGGCTGGCATTCTCAGCACAAGTGGCTGGCTAGCGATTAGCATTCTCAGCACAAGTGGCTGGCTAGCGATTAGCGCACAAGTGGCTAGCATTCTCAGCACAAGTAATTTAATAACATTAggatcaaaacacacacactccagtcaTTATTGTCAGTTACTGTGAATAATATACATATTGTTTGAAGGTCTGGATGAAGCCCATAAGCAACAATTAATCAAATTCATATAAAACAATGTTAATATTTCTCttaagcattttttgaaaatctagacacacaaaaatattttttgttgAATGTTATTTGCAGGTCTGGACGACGCCCGTAACACTGCCCACCTGGCCTGGAGGATGATGAGGGATGGCTCTGTGATGAAGATTACACGCAGTCTGGAGAGGGTGAGTGGCTCCCTGACAAACCCCCCACTCCTACACCCCCAGTACTAACAACCCCACTGTGCTGACGATCCCTGGACTACTGGACTGCGCCCTAAAGACTCACCCAGTGGCGAACTACATTGAACCCTTGGATTTCTGTCCACGCCCCAGAACACCCACTCCTCCTCCCGTAAAGACTTACGCAGGTGACTCCTCCCCCccgttccatacacacctgggttgtattcattagtgcaaacCGTAGTGAAACATTTTGCCATGTAAAAGGTTTTGCAATGATTAGTTTCTTATTGGAGTCCTTGTTGCGGGTCAGTTTTCTTTCATTTGGTTTCTAGTGAATATTACTCCTCTGTTTACTGGACTGACTATCCATAAAGTTGGTTAAAAATGTTtgggggatttgggccttgtgagtggtgcagcggtctcaggcactgcatcgcagtggtaaaggtgtcactacagacatgggttcgatcccaggctgtttcacaaccggccatgatcgggagttccatagggcagcgcacaatcgGCCCGGgttcggggagggtttggccgtggggggaggggctttacttggctcatcgcgctctagtgactccttgtggcaggccgggcgcctgcagtctgacctcggtcgtcagtttaTGTGgatggcttctgggttaagtgggcgtGTGTTAAGAAGCGCGGGTCGGtaggtcatgttttggaggacgcatgactcgaccttcgcctcccgtTGGGGAGTTTCAGCAACGAGACAAGATCGTATTAACAAAAATGGGGAGAAAAATGATAATGTATTgatttatttgatttgtttacctctcAGGCGCCTTTGAAGACCAAACCCCTGTTTGGAAATGGGAACGTGCCAGGGGATGGTTGTCCTGGCAACAAGAGGGATAACAAAACCACTATCAAAAACCCCTCCAAGACGACAGGGAGCGGCGGCGGCGGCCATCTTGAAAATCGACCCAACAGCAAGCCAGTTAGCAACACGGACGTTGTTGAGACACGACCCAAGCCTGCAGACAACATGGTTCCCAACACAGAGGTGAACTCCAACTTAACCGCTGAACCTGTTCAGTATCAGAGTATTGTTTCACCAAAGACCCTTCTCAATGGTCTGACCACTCCAAtgtgtggtggtagtagcagAACAGTTAGAATCGGAACCATACggtccatctcctctcctatgACTTTCAATatcccctctcctcatcactacaaCAACAGCCTCGTTCTGGTCTCCACCACTGTGAATTGCATGACCCATCTACCCCAGCCAGACCCGACCCTTAACCCGGAACAAGGAAGTATGGAGGAGGACGTGCCCATCTTGGTGGAAACGGAGTCGTGCGGTTCGTACGACGACGTGGTATTGGAGGAGGACTGGGATGTCACGGTTGGTGACGAGGCTTCTGTTGCTGATGTCACAGAGAACCAGAGGTTTCATGTTGATGATACCTCGGTTTATGGGAGGACCTTGCTGTGTCCAagcccagtacattcacatcctgGTAGAGGTCCAACCAACATTAGGCCTCGGTCCAATACCACCAACACGCCCTGCCAACATCTGACCAGCCTGGTACACAAGACCGATACTAGAACATCCTCCAGTAACTTGGTGTCTTTCAAGGCTGGGACAACAAGGACCTACAACACTTCTGCACCCAATAGTCTGTCCACTTCCTCTTTTGTCACACCCAGACCCGTTACCCTGGCTCAAACCTCTCAGATGCACGGTCAAGACTGAACACGGAAACGTCAAACTCCTTTGTGATCGACAAGAACGAATCGAGAGCATCCGCAAGTTCTGCGAAAGCTGCGACAACGAGGATATACAACACCTCTGGGTCAAATAGTTCATGCAGTTTCTCCTTCGACAAACCCAGACGTGTTACCCATGATTCCAACCGCTCAGCTACACGGTCAAGACCGCAAACGGCAACATCGAACAACTCCTTTGTGATCTACAAGGACAAGCCGAGAGCCTCAAATACCTCTTCTTCATCCAGTATTTCTATCACATCCAATACCTCAACAGCATCCAATCATTCCTTTGTCAAACCCAGACCAGACCTCCAGAACTCCAACCTCCATGCTACACGGTCAAGACCTCTCACAACAAACAACTCCTTCACACCCATGTCCTCTACGACAAACCTTCCCAATCCTTCCGTCACCAGACCCAAACCAGTTACCACCAGCAGTGACTCTAACCTCTCTGCTTCACAGACACCAAACGGCACTGCATCCAGTCTTTCCTTTGCCAGGCCCGGACCTGTCGTCCATAACCCCGACCCATCGACTTCACGTTCGAGGCTGCACGCAGAGACTCCAAACGCATCTTTCACGATCCACAAGTACTCCTcttgcctctcctctgtctctcgtcCTTCTGTCGGTGGATCGTTCTCCGTCCTCTCCTCGTCCGTCAACCGCTCCTCGCTCCCGCCGACCCGCAGCACCAAGATTACGGCCCCGCTGTGCGACTGCGGGCGACGAGCCAAGCGTCTAACGGTGTGTAACGGCGGCCCGAACCAAGGCCGAGCGTTCTACTGCTGTACGGTGCGTAAACACGGCCCCGGGGGGACCAGGAAGGGATGTGAGTTATTTAAGTGGGAGTCTGCTCTCCTCCAGGCTAAATCACCAGCCTCTGCTGCCAACTCCATCGCTCTGTGTTTTGGTCTCAACTCCAGTGTTGTTCGTCCCCCTGTCATCGTCTAGGACAAGATATCAGTTAGCTTGAGGTCATAGGGAGACTCTCAATAGCATTTCCTtccttctcatccaatgggtttgaGAGGACATaaggaatcaaggaaatgcaattgagattctcctcACAAAGGTGTCATTTTAAACTGTACTTTATGAAAATATGTATGATAAGTTGTATTTTTAATATATACTAAATCTGGTGCATTCAATGACCAATATCCTGTACAGTTTCTAAATAGAATTGATCCTCCATGATGTGAGAtgacatgatgtcataatgaaatGTAAAATGCCCTTTTAGGTCGGCACTGTCATAATAAAAGATGTCATGAACTGTATTACAGGGGTTCTGTATTGTTGTAAATTTAACAGCTGAGGTCGGAACCAAAATGGACATTTTATAAAACGTTTTTGTGTTCTGACATAAGGACGGAATTGCAAATTGTCCCTCTTGGTGCCCTGTACTAGATCCGCCAATATTTTACATGCGCAACAATGGTGAAATCGGCAGTACGTCTTCAAAATGAACTGtgaatgagtgagaaagttagtgGGTCAAAGATCTAACCCATGCTAAGCtctcaagacatgctaacctcccctgttattgtaatggtgagaggttagcatgtcttgggggtatgatatatgatgctaacctcccctgttattgtaatggtgagaggttagcatgtctttgggggtatgatatgatgctaacctcccctgttattgtaatggtgagaggttagcatgtcttgggggtatgatatatatgatgctaacctcccctgttattgtaatggtgagaagttagcatgtcttgagggtatgatctttgaccctctaATTCATTCAGGGTTATCtgtaaccatggtagcatccacattaatgtgaAAGTGTTTTTTCACTCCATGTGACTCAAAAGTGACacactacattatttaccattaattcaTTAGAACATCTGAAACACAATCAAAAGGAACTGCAAATGCACATGATATACCTTTTGTAGAGTAAATGACTCACTACCTTAAGTCtccctggataagagtgtctctGTTTGGATAAGAGTCTTCACTTCTTGGATAAGAGTC
Protein-coding regions in this window:
- the LOC135537140 gene encoding LOW QUALITY PROTEIN: ERI1 exoribonuclease 2-like (The sequence of the model RefSeq protein was modified relative to this genomic sequence to represent the inferred CDS: deleted 2 bases in 1 codon), with translation MSTKKLAKQLGFVRKRSRSSTGQKKPLTSNQIFPYLIVIDFESTCWRERNSYWQEIIEFPAVLLNTCTGEVESEFHTYVQPQEHPVLSDFCTELTGITQQQVEAGVPLHICLSRFSRWLQTLEHQRGVVFPRDQRAPGAEQRPCAFVTWSDWDLGVCLLYECKRKQLHKPAVLNSWIDLRATYRLFYNRKPKGLNGALQDLGIQFSGREHSGLDDARNTAHLAWRMMRDGSVMKITRSLERAPLKTKPLFGNGNVPGDGCPGNKRDNKTTIKNPSKTTGSGGGGHLENRPNSKPVSNTDVVETRPKPADNMVPNTEVNSNLTAEPVQYQSIVSPKTLLNGLTTPMCGGSSRTVRIGTIRSISSPMTFNIPSPHHYNNSLVLVSTTVNCMTHLPQPDPTLNPEQGSMEEDVPILVETESCGSYDDVVLEEDWDVTVGDEASVADVTENQRFHVDDTSVYGRTLLCPSPVHSHPGRGPTNIRPRSNTTNTPCQHLTSLVHKTDTRTSSSNLVSFKAGTTRTYNTSAPNSLSTSSFVTPRPVTGSNLSDARSRLNTETSNSFVIDKNESRASASSAKAATTRIYNTSGSNSSCSFSFDKPRRVTHDSNRSATRSRPQTATSNNSFVIYKDKPRASNTSSSSSISITSNTSTASNHSFVKPRPDLQNSNLHATRSRPLTTNNSFTPMSSTTNLPNPSVTRPKPVTTSSDSNLSASQTPNGTASSLSFARPGPVVHNPDPSTSRSRLHAETPNASFTIHKYSSCLSSVSRPSVGGSFSVLSSSVNRSSLPPTRSTKITAPLCDCGRRAKRLTVCNGGPNQGRAFYCCTVRKHGPGGTRKGCELFKWESALLQAKSPASAANSIALCFGLNSSVVRPPVIV